The Marinitoga hydrogenitolerans DSM 16785 genome includes the window TGTTTTTTCATTAATAACGATTTTTGCCCTAGAATCGGGATCTATCTCAACTTCTTCAATTAATGCTAAAAAAGAAATTAAATCATCTGAAAAAACATCTGGAATATTCACCTTTATCGAAGAAGGGTCAACAGCTTTTGCAAGCTTTTGTCCAAATTGTGCATTTATAGATAATGCGGTTCTTGCAGCTGTAGTAATGTCTGGGTTTCTGAGTAATACTGTAACAGTGTTTTTAGACACAATTGTTGCAGGGATCTCATTTTCAACAATTGCACCTTGAGGAATCACTCCTACAACTTTATTTCTTTTTTGAAGGTTAGCAGTTGTGCTGACCTCGGCACCACCAGTTAAAACACTACCTTGAGCTACAGCATATACTTGACCATCAGCACCGTATAAAGGAGTTTGAATGAGGAATCCGCCTTCTAAACTTTTAGAATCTCCAGCAGCAGTAATAGTAACGTCTAATTTCATCCCTTCTTTGTAAAATGCGGGTATATCTGCAAACACAAAAACTACTGCGGAATTTTTTGTTGTAAAAGCATTTTGAAGATTTATGTTTAAATTTTTCATCATATTTGAAAGTAATTCTGATGTTACATTTCCGGAATCGCCAGTTCCATTTAGTCCAGTAACAACACCTATACCAAATAGCTGATTATCCCTTGCTCCTCTAAAGTATGCGATATCTTTAAGTCGTACAGCTGAAAAAACAGATATAGTTAAAATAATTAATAAAAATAACAAAAATCCTTTTTTCACATCAATCACTCCTTAGAAAAATAAGTTAGAAATTCCAGATAATAACCAGGCTAGCCACGTTTTATTGTTAGGATCTTTTTGTAAATCGGTATCACCTTGATACCATATTTTTGCATTTGCCAAATTTTTTGAATCTATAACACCATCTTTTATATTAGATGGATCGGCATACCCTTCTATTATCATTATTTTTTTCTGTGAATCCACCTTAAATTCCTTTTCTCCATGTATTTTTACAATACCATTATCCAAAATTTCTACAACCTCAGCTGAAACATAAAGGTTTACAGAAGCTTTACTTTGAGAAGAAGCCTTTTTATTTGTAACTTTTACATCTTCAGGTTTATTTGCTCCCAAAGGAAAAAACTTCATTAAATCAATATTTCCTATAGTGTTGAAAATAGCGCCAACAGTACCCATTACACCAGAAAAAGGATCAGGATTGTCATCTGACAAGCTTAAAGAAGGATTTTCAGAAACAGCTACTGTTATTATATCTCCAACTGAATAATTTTTTTCAGGATTTGAAAGAAGATTATTAACTTTTGTTTTTTTCCATAATGAGTCACTAAAACCAATAGAAAAAACTAATAAAAGTATTAAGAAAATAGAAATTCTTTTCATTCTTGGTTACCTCCTATATTGATTATCAATTTGGGGCCAGGATATAATTTTCCAGTTATTAAAATTCCAGTTTTTTCATTACGAGCCATAATTATTTCTCCTATTATAGCCTCATTCAAAACTTTAACCCAGGATAATATTTTTACACCATCAAAATAAACTTCAACAGGTATGACCTGTCCAGCTTTTACATCGGGGATTTTTTTTACAGCATTTTCAAAAATTATTTCGCCTTTGCGTATTGTTCGGTTTGCTTGGAATTTTATTAAATCTTCAGGTTTAGCAATTAACGGTTTCATGTTTAA containing:
- a CDS encoding flagellar basal body P-ring protein FlgI, producing MKKGFLLFLLIILTISVFSAVRLKDIAYFRGARDNQLFGIGVVTGLNGTGDSGNVTSELLSNMMKNLNINLQNAFTTKNSAVVFVFADIPAFYKEGMKLDVTITAAGDSKSLEGGFLIQTPLYGADGQVYAVAQGSVLTGGAEVSTTANLQKRNKVVGVIPQGAIVENEIPATIVSKNTVTVLLRNPDITTAARTALSINAQFGQKLAKAVDPSSIKVNIPDVFSDDLISFLALIEEVEIDPDSRAKIVINEKTGTIVFGGKVKVADFTVNYGNFVISVDNGKVGDSDATIYNLVNALKAAGATPQDVIAIIQNLSAAGYLYADVVVM
- a CDS encoding flagellar basal body L-ring protein FlgH yields the protein MKRISIFLILLLVFSIGFSDSLWKKTKVNNLLSNPEKNYSVGDIITVAVSENPSLSLSDDNPDPFSGVMGTVGAIFNTIGNIDLMKFFPLGANKPEDVKVTNKKASSQSKASVNLYVSAEVVEILDNGIVKIHGEKEFKVDSQKKIMIIEGYADPSNIKDGVIDSKNLANAKIWYQGDTDLQKDPNNKTWLAWLLSGISNLFF